A genome region from Chlorobaculum tepidum TLS includes the following:
- a CDS encoding YceD family protein, protein MSKEKALIEIRLAGLAQGTHEFDFTCKAADFADPALAGAGFSRDVSVNVSVEKLDGEMIVTLNTSATANLTCDLCLAPITSELKGSYRIYYGYEQAGEPQEERDEEYRLIDRNTLALDLTEDVRETLLLSVPMKVTCKDNPDCRVFHQEKLSEPGEDHLPDSDWQESLEKLKNKYR, encoded by the coding sequence ATGTCCAAAGAAAAAGCGCTGATCGAAATTCGTCTCGCGGGTCTTGCACAGGGAACGCACGAGTTCGATTTCACCTGCAAAGCGGCTGATTTTGCCGATCCGGCTCTCGCCGGGGCTGGATTTTCAAGGGACGTGTCGGTCAATGTAAGCGTCGAGAAGCTGGATGGCGAGATGATTGTCACCCTGAATACTTCGGCGACAGCCAATCTGACCTGCGATCTGTGCCTTGCACCGATCACCTCCGAGCTGAAAGGTTCGTACCGGATTTATTATGGCTACGAACAGGCTGGCGAACCGCAGGAAGAACGTGACGAGGAGTATCGGCTTATCGACAGGAATACGCTTGCGCTCGATCTAACCGAGGATGTCCGCGAGACACTGCTGCTCTCCGTTCCCATGAAAGTCACCTGCAAGGACAATCCCGATTGCCGGGTGTTCCATCAGGAAAAATTGAGTGAACCGGGCGAAGACCATCTGCCCGACAGCGACTGGCAGGAGTCGCTCGAAAAACTGAAAAACAAGTATCGTTAA
- the rpmF gene encoding 50S ribosomal protein L32, whose translation MANPKAKMSKSRRDKRRAQFNARTKAAVTVVCPNCGEPTLPHRACRHCGHYKGRQVTGKSVVA comes from the coding sequence ATGGCCAACCCGAAAGCCAAGATGTCCAAGTCCAGAAGGGACAAGAGAAGAGCACAGTTCAACGCGCGCACCAAGGCTGCCGTTACGGTTGTCTGTCCGAACTGCGGCGAGCCGACCCTTCCGCATCGCGCCTGCCGTCACTGCGGCCACTACAAAGGCCGTCAGGTCACCGGCAAGAGCGTCGTCGCGTAA
- the plsX gene encoding phosphate acyltransferase PlsX — MLTIVVDAMGGDNAPACVVEGVIDALRESGNRFEILLIGQEEKVAPLLQQYDTGALKLRFVHAPEVITMEDVPATAVKAKQESSLVRGLKLCKAKDADAFVSAGNTGAMMAASLFVLGRIPGVLRPTIYAYFPRLGEGLTNLVDVGANVDCKPENLVQFAEMLTIYQRYAAKIEQPVVGLLNIGEEEGKGPDYLKQAWKMLQKAHEEQKINFIGNIEGHDILAGKATIVVCDGLVGNTILKFGESIPHFLGAIFKPALEKLVKEGKLDQNSAVLAGQTFKGIFEPFDVEKFGGVPFLGVDGISIVGHGRSSARAIKNMIYMAEHMIEQRVNERIAKMLA; from the coding sequence ATGTTGACCATTGTCGTGGATGCCATGGGTGGCGACAATGCGCCTGCCTGCGTTGTCGAGGGGGTGATCGATGCCCTCAGGGAGAGCGGAAACCGCTTTGAAATCCTGCTTATCGGGCAGGAGGAAAAGGTCGCCCCGCTTCTGCAGCAGTATGATACCGGAGCCCTCAAGCTCCGCTTCGTGCACGCGCCCGAGGTCATCACCATGGAGGATGTTCCCGCCACCGCCGTCAAGGCGAAGCAGGAGTCGTCACTTGTCCGCGGCCTGAAGCTCTGCAAGGCGAAAGATGCCGATGCCTTTGTGAGCGCTGGAAACACCGGCGCAATGATGGCCGCTTCGCTTTTTGTCCTTGGCCGTATTCCCGGTGTACTGCGCCCGACCATCTACGCTTACTTCCCGCGCCTTGGCGAGGGCCTCACCAACCTCGTCGATGTCGGTGCCAATGTGGACTGCAAGCCGGAAAACCTGGTGCAGTTCGCCGAGATGCTGACGATCTACCAGCGCTACGCGGCAAAAATCGAACAGCCCGTAGTCGGCCTGCTCAACATTGGAGAGGAGGAGGGCAAGGGTCCCGACTATCTCAAGCAGGCATGGAAAATGTTGCAGAAGGCGCACGAGGAGCAGAAAATCAACTTCATCGGCAACATCGAGGGTCACGATATTCTTGCAGGCAAAGCCACTATTGTCGTCTGCGACGGGCTTGTCGGCAACACCATCCTCAAGTTTGGCGAGAGCATTCCACACTTTCTGGGAGCCATCTTCAAACCGGCGCTCGAAAAGCTGGTCAAGGAAGGAAAGCTCGACCAGAACTCGGCGGTGCTGGCCGGTCAGACATTCAAAGGGATATTCGAGCCGTTCGATGTCGAAAAGTTTGGCGGCGTGCCGTTCCTCGGCGTCGATGGCATTTCGATTGTCGGCCACGGACGCTCGTCGGCGCGCGCCATCAAGAACATGATCTACATGGCGGAGCATATGATCGAGCAACGCGTCAACGAACGCATCGCGAAAATGCTCGCCTGA
- a CDS encoding beta-ketoacyl-ACP synthase III: MKAAITTTAKYLPEEIMSNQDLERILDTNDEWITTRTGIKERRILRDPKKATSYMCTEVARQLLEKRGISADEIDLIIVATMSPDMLFPSTACLVQGNIQAKNAWGFDLSAACSGFVYGLYTGAQFIESGNCKKVMVIGADKMSSILDYEDRTTAILFGDGAGGVILEAANEEGYGVLDARLYSDGLNGREHLLMPGGGSLHPASHETVDQHMHFIQQDGKQVFKAAVIAMADVAEEIMQRNNLTAETIDWLVPHQANQRIIHATAERMGITEEKVMMNIARYGNTTAGTVPICLAELDEQGKLHKGSNLVLVSFGAGYTWGGVYVRWQ; encoded by the coding sequence ATGAAAGCAGCCATAACGACGACCGCCAAGTATCTGCCTGAAGAGATAATGTCCAATCAGGACCTCGAACGAATTCTTGATACAAACGACGAGTGGATAACGACCCGGACCGGCATCAAGGAGCGGAGAATTCTCCGGGATCCGAAAAAGGCCACATCATATATGTGCACCGAGGTTGCCCGGCAGTTGCTTGAAAAGCGGGGCATCTCCGCCGACGAGATCGATCTGATCATCGTGGCGACCATGTCTCCCGACATGCTCTTTCCCTCGACGGCATGTCTGGTTCAGGGCAATATCCAGGCAAAAAACGCCTGGGGCTTCGACCTTTCCGCCGCCTGCTCGGGTTTCGTCTATGGCCTCTACACCGGCGCCCAGTTCATTGAATCGGGCAACTGCAAGAAGGTGATGGTGATCGGCGCGGACAAGATGTCCTCCATTCTCGATTACGAAGACCGGACGACCGCCATCCTGTTTGGTGACGGAGCGGGCGGCGTTATTCTCGAAGCTGCGAATGAAGAGGGGTACGGCGTGCTCGACGCCCGTCTCTACTCCGACGGCCTCAATGGCAGGGAGCACCTCCTGATGCCGGGCGGCGGAAGCCTTCATCCGGCGTCGCATGAAACGGTCGATCAGCACATGCACTTCATCCAGCAGGATGGCAAGCAGGTCTTCAAGGCTGCGGTCATAGCCATGGCCGATGTGGCCGAAGAGATCATGCAGCGCAACAATCTGACTGCGGAAACCATCGACTGGCTCGTGCCACACCAGGCCAACCAGCGTATCATTCACGCCACCGCCGAGCGTATGGGGATCACCGAAGAAAAGGTAATGATGAACATCGCGCGCTATGGCAACACCACGGCAGGCACGGTGCCGATCTGCCTCGCCGAGCTGGACGAGCAGGGCAAACTGCACAAAGGCTCGAACCTCGTGCTGGTGAGCTTCGGAGCAGGCTACACCTGGGGCGGCGTTTACGTCCGCTGGCAGTAA